The segment GGGCCTAACGGTCACGAAGTTGCCGGTTGGGGCCGGCGCAAACGGTTGAACTGATGCAAGACGATGCCTAGGAATAGATATGTGACCAGCCAACCGACAAGCCAGACCACCAGCCAGTAGAACAGTCCGACGATCACTGTCGCAAAGATGCGTCCAGCAAAGTTGGGGAAGGGATTCGGATTCTCAACTCGGGCATCAGCTGGGATGTAGGCGATGCCCTTTGAGTCAACCCAGAGGTTGAGATGGTCGCCTTTGTGCCAACCAGCGTCTGAAGATATCTTGATCTCCTTAAAACCGCTCGGATATGTCACCGTTGCGTACCGTCGGTTTGGAGCTGAGTTGCCATAGGCGGGCGAAATCGCGGTGATTGTTCCTGAAGTTCGTTGCCAGCGTTGGTCTGCGTGGTCAACAGCAGTTTGAGCCTGACCTATTCCGCTGGAAAGGAACAGCATGAAAACTGCCAATCCGCAAAGGAAGCCGAAGAAAGAGCAAAGGACATTCTGTATTTTAGTAGGATCATCCACCAATTACTCCTTAAGGCTGGGGACGGATCAAACCTTACTCTAAATTTAGGCTCCTAGTCAACCTATCATTGACTTCCCTTCTCGATTCCGCTAAGATTGCTTGGTTAATTTTTGATTCTTATGGCATACTCATGTGACATCTGTGGCAAAGGCAAGCAGTTCGGGCATAACGTCAGCTTCTCGCAGCGCAAAACCAATAAGGTTTGGAAGCCGAATTTGCAGCGCCATCACATTACCTTGGACGGCAGCCGAATTGCTATCAAGGTTTGTTCGAGCTGTTGGCGAACGCTGGCCAAGTATCAAAAAGAGGCCGAAGCCAAAGCTGCGGCTAAAGATCCTGCCCCCGCTAAGGTCTAGGATTCTATCCGCGCCAATCCGTTTTATTACACAAACCATTTCACTCGCTCCAGCCCCATCTTCTACCATAACCTCTGCCCTGCGTCTTTGTCGTTCGGCCTCTCAAACTGGCTAGTTAATTAAATCTTAAAAGGTCTTATGACCTTAGGGAGACAGTTTGCTTAGGCCGAACGACCATTTTATCTATTCAATCAGCAGATTGCGAAGGATTAGGTAGTGGGAGTACACCCATGAGCAATCTGCTCTAGATGATCTAGAAAAGAAACCTACCCCACCAATTTTTTGGTATCGACATAGTTAGTAGTCGTAATGGGGGGGGTAAGAAGAGTGAGCTTACCCAAAAAATTGGTGGGGAGAAAAGAGAATTGAGTTCATGAATTGGAACTGGAGTTTTACTTAGCTTCAGGCTTAATAACCACAACCACCGTCTCCTCTGGCATATCCTTGGCTGTGATTTTATATTTTGTAACCTCTTCGGGTTTGGCCCCAAGTTCTTTTAAGAATGGATCAACCTTATCTTGGGCCGTGGCATATTTACTTTTACCGTCATCATAATGAATTGGAATGACTACATGGGGCTCAACTTGGCTGACAATTTTGGCGGCAGCAGTGGCGTCGAGCGTTAGGCCTTTGCCGCCCACCGGAATGATTAAGACATCGACTTGGCCCATGGCTTCAAGCTGCTGATCTGAAAGGCCAGGTGCAATATTGGCCAGACATGCCACTACTACCTCATCGCTATCAATGGCATAAATTGTACCCCGTTGGCCTGATTCATCGACGTGCAGCTGGGCCGCGACACCA is part of the Candidatus Saccharimonadales bacterium genome and harbors:
- the rpmB gene encoding 50S ribosomal protein L28, translated to MAYSCDICGKGKQFGHNVSFSQRKTNKVWKPNLQRHHITLDGSRIAIKVCSSCWRTLAKYQKEAEAKAAAKDPAPAKV
- a CDS encoding MBL fold metallo-hydrolase codes for the protein MEITHLGNGVVKLANRNFSILVGPTLPKGASANVVALTEPNQAAPASEAVVLDGPGEYELSGVHITGVAAQLHVDESGQRGTIYAIDSDEVVVACLANIAPGLSDQQLEAMGQVDVLIIPVGGKGLTLDATAAAKIVSQVEPHVVIPIHYDDGKSKYATAQDKVDPFLKELGAKPEEVTKYKITAKDMPEETVVVVIKPEAK